In a genomic window of Bradyrhizobium sp. LLZ17:
- a CDS encoding ABC transporter ATP-binding protein, with the protein MAQIRVEALDKSFGTFHAVKAASFTVEDGQFLCLLGPSGCGKTTTLRMIAGLELPTAGTIRLGGEDVTMNRASARDIAFVFQLFALYPHMNVRRNIGFPLKCERIGAAERDRRVVEAARILRISHLLDRSVSGLAGGDRQRVALGRAIVRKPKCFLMDEPLGALDTEMREAMIHELRALHDRLGATTVYVTHDQLEAMAMADMIAVMNNGVVEQVASPRDIYDRPASLFVADFIGSPPMNFLPFHGRLQVGAQAVWLGEREVAIPAAREELAESDLVLGVRPEHVRFTDRGMVRGEVYGSEYLGTTQIVTVTTHYGALKARSPSSMRFRTGESVGLDFRPDTLSIFDKASGRAIRTALHEGYAHG; encoded by the coding sequence ATGGCACAGATCAGGGTCGAAGCGCTCGACAAATCCTTCGGGACGTTTCATGCGGTCAAGGCCGCCAGCTTCACGGTGGAAGACGGCCAGTTCCTGTGCCTGCTCGGGCCTTCCGGCTGCGGCAAGACCACAACACTGCGCATGATCGCAGGGCTGGAATTGCCGACGGCCGGCACCATCAGGCTCGGCGGCGAGGACGTTACAATGAATCGCGCCTCGGCGCGCGATATCGCCTTTGTGTTCCAGCTGTTTGCGCTCTATCCGCACATGAACGTCCGACGCAATATCGGCTTTCCGCTGAAATGCGAGCGAATCGGAGCGGCGGAGCGCGACCGGCGGGTAGTGGAGGCTGCGCGAATCCTGCGGATTTCCCATCTCCTCGACCGGTCGGTGTCGGGCCTCGCGGGCGGCGACCGGCAACGCGTCGCACTTGGGCGAGCCATCGTCCGCAAACCAAAATGCTTCCTGATGGACGAGCCGCTCGGCGCGCTCGACACCGAAATGCGGGAGGCGATGATCCATGAATTGCGCGCGCTGCATGACCGGCTCGGCGCGACTACGGTGTATGTCACGCACGACCAGCTCGAGGCCATGGCGATGGCCGACATGATCGCGGTGATGAACAACGGCGTCGTCGAGCAGGTCGCGAGCCCCCGCGACATCTACGACCGGCCTGCTTCGCTCTTCGTCGCAGACTTCATCGGTTCACCACCTATGAATTTCCTGCCGTTCCACGGTCGACTGCAAGTCGGCGCGCAGGCGGTCTGGCTCGGCGAGCGCGAAGTCGCAATTCCTGCGGCACGCGAGGAGCTGGCGGAAAGCGATCTCGTCCTCGGGGTCCGGCCGGAGCATGTTCGGTTCACCGATCGCGGCATGGTACGGGGCGAGGTTTATGGGTCGGAATATCTCGGCACGACCCAGATCGTGACCGTGACGACGCACTACGGCGCACTCAAGGCCCGTTCGCCCAGCAGCATGCGCTTTCGGACCGGAGAGAGTGTCGGGCTCGACTTCCGGCCCGACACTCTCTCGATCTTCGACAAGGCGTCGGGTCGGGCCATCCGCACCGCGCTGCATGAAGGATATGCGCATGGCTGA